TCCTGCACCAAATTGCAGACATACAAACTCCAGTTTACTGTAAAGTCAATCTTCTCTATGCAGTTATTACAGAGGTGCTGTTGGAGCCCTCCTGGTCTATGACATCACCAAACACCTCACCTATGAGAGCGTGGAGCGCTGGCTGAAGGAGCTGTATGAGCACGCAGATCCCCACATCGTGGTCATGCTGGTAGGCAACAAAATCGACCTGGAGTCAGAGAGATCTGTGCCCACTGAGGAGGCCAAAGACTTTGCAGGTACAAACACTTGTTTCATAATAGAGAATTTATGATTGTTGAGAGTGGAAATTTGTCTGCTCACAAAACTGTATTCATAGATTCTtcatggtgacaaaagtaaCTATGAGGTCTTACCTGTCGATTAAAAATATATAACGTGATGTTGTTATAGGGTTAGGATGCTATATCATAAGATCAACAGTGAAATTTTGCAATTTAGGGCAGTGTGACAAAATCAGggaatgcagctttaaagtcaCACTATAGCATGAAAATGACTACAAAGGTgaattaaacaataataaagtaattaactttttttttattatccaGAAAAGAAAGGTCTTTTGTTTCTGGAGACCTCAGCCTTGGAGTCAACTAATGTGGAAGCAGCTTTCAACAATGTCCTAGCAGGTAATTCATTTTGATGTATTTAACTTTTTTCTACTTTGTTAATAGCCTTTACTCAAATATGGGTTCCCATAAAGTTGCCATCTTGAATGTCTTTACCTTCCTGACTCTCCTCCCCAAAAACGTATTAATGATATTAACAGTATACCCATATTTTCCTTATTAACATGCTGGGATAAGGCTCCACCCTGTGACCCCTCACGGCGGATGTCTGAAACGGGTGGCATATACTTTGTTTTCTTCTACTTTTTCCTGTCAAAGCCTTGGCACACTGTAGTTTCTTTCTATGCTAATGTAATGGAAGTGAATAGTAATATATGCCCATTTCTTGCAACAGAGATTCACAAGAAGGTGAGCAGTAAGCAAGTAGTTCGAGGCTCCATCAACGCAGTGTCCCTGAACACCTccagagcagaaaacacagaggagaataAGCCCTGCTGCAGAAACATCTGATCATACCATCACTCAGGGGCCCAGGGGCCTTAGGGTGGGTGACAGGTGAACCCCTCCTTCACCTACAACCCTGTGCTAGAGCTTGACAAGAGGCATGCAATGTGGCAACCATGGGTGCCAAAATTAACGGTCCTGTCTTAAGAGATGCCACTTTGAAATGACTCATACATACAAGACGCATGGTGGCATGATGTTTTCAAAAGATGATCgataaatgtgaatgaatgtagCTGGAAACCAGCATCAGTCTTACAAGAGTCCTTGCTGACCACTGAACATAGGTCATAGGTAAAACACTGAACTGTGTTACCCTTAagataatatatttataatccATGCAGAAATTTGGAAAAATTAGGGCATGTGGaatgttttaaaagtaaaagaagcaactgttttatgttttcttcaaaCAGCTTGGTGGCAAATATTTTATGTACTGGCTGTGAGTCttgctgtcactgctgtgcCTGTGCTCCAGCTCATGATCTATGATGAGAATTGAGTGCTTTTTTGTTGAGACATAAATGATTTATGGAGAAAGCCtgatgtgtgttatttatgtctTGCAACAATGCAATCGTCAAGTCATTAGAAATAACAGGTTAGAAAAGTTTACCACCTCAGAACTTCCtcaattttaaacaaaatgctAGTTGTCAATCAGAAtaccacacaaaacaaaactgaaacataatCTCCTGTGGTCAGCTCAAATCTCTGGGAAACTCTCTGCTGTTTTATGAGTAGAagtattaaaacatatttggtCACGGTCTGTTTCCGATCCAGGCCTCTCTCAAACTGTTCCATGTCAAAAGCTTGGCTGCCTCGGGGGTCATATCCTTACAGGAACTCCATAATGAGGACTGAAAATTCTGGAGACCTCAACATTAATATATATGAAGGCTCAAAGATGTAGAAAATGttctgatattaaaaaaaaaacaaaacagaaattaacTTTAGACACACAGTAGCAACTCTGTCTGAAAGAATAAGTCAGAGGTGGGCAACCTTTTTAAGCACAATATgttctttttcctctgcatgGGCTGAGATAATTGACTAGCCCAATTAATGTTGCCTAACCCTGCCAGAGTGATGCATACAGTGAATGAGTGCACAGGCCTTTTGAAGGAGCTGGGGTAATATGGTGGGGGAAAAAGTTTCCTTCCAGTATCAGATTTAATAACACCACAACCAAACCAGCTGTCACTTTTTTATGTGATGTCAGTGGATTACCTGATAAAGACATAGCAAACATGAGTTACACCAGTAATGGCCTTTAATCAaacactgaatatcagctgGTCCATGTTGTCCATGTGTGACATTAGGAAAGTTTCTGCCTGACcacaaaaacatggaaacagtGCATAATAGTGACCATTGTTCCATGACCATATTGGTTGCTTCCTACCCTCAGATACAACCCATAGCAGCAGGTATACTGTACTTTTGTTGCctctggacttttttttttttttttttttttttttttttttttacaggacagtattgtaaaaacagtgaaactgaaTCTTTAAATGCTGAGAGTTGTTTCAGGGGCTTTCCAACTCTGCCATGTGTTTCATTATGGGAAATACCAACTACTGCTACATATCATGTATAATCATTACTGTTTAGACTATGTATTATTATCTTGTTTTCATTCTATAATCTATTTTTAATGCATAGAATGGTTtagttaaataataaata
The window above is part of the Lates calcarifer isolate ASB-BC8 linkage group LG15, TLL_Latcal_v3, whole genome shotgun sequence genome. Proteins encoded here:
- the rab25b gene encoding ras-related protein Rab-25b, translated to MGSDEAYNFVFKVVLIGESGVGKSNLLSRFTKNEFNHDTRTTIGVEFSTRTVQLSGFTIKAQIWDTAGLERYRAITSAYYRGAVGALLVYDITKHLTYESVERWLKELYEHADPHIVVMLVGNKIDLESERSVPTEEAKDFAEKKGLLFLETSALESTNVEAAFNNVLAEIHKKVSSKQVVRGSINAVSLNTSRAENTEENKPCCRNI